CGGCGGGCGGCGCGAGGCCTCCACCGACGCCCGCCCCGGCGATGCAACGCGCACCGACGGGACAGGCTCCGACGGATCGATCGATTCCTGCAGCTTGCCCCCGTTGCGCCTCGGGCCAGGCTACTGCGTCGATACACGTGTGAAGCTGGCCGGTCCGGTCGAGGCTCTCGGCCTGCGCGCGCCCTACCTCTTCACCCTCACGAAGCTCCCCATGACCCTGGCGCTCGACCGCACGCGCCTGCTGGCTGGCGGCGCTCTCGGCGCGAAGGATCCCATCTGGGCCACGGCGCTTTCCCCTCAGTTCACCTACCGCGCCAGCCCGTTTCTCGACGTCTCTGGCCTCGAGACGGCCGCCTTAGCCTACGGCACGGTCCAGGATCCGGAGGGGGTCCAGCTCGACCTCGCGAGCAAGGCGACGGGCTCCACGCAGCTCTTCGGCCGCACGGCGCCCGACGCCTTCGACGCGGTCTGGATCGCCGACAAGACGCTGCTCGTGCTCGCGAAGGGGGTGGACACCGCCAAGCAGGGGGCGGCCGTCTACGCCGTGACCCACGACCCGGCCGCCTGGCTCACCTCGTACACCGCGCGACGACTCATCACCGGCCTGTCGCAGACGCATGGCTCCCTCGCGGTGGGCACCGACTGGGTCGCGGTGAGCGAGCTACAACCGACGACCAAGCAGCAGCGTTTCTGGGGCTTCACCCTCGCCGAGGTGAAGTCCGCGCTGAGTCAGGGCAAGGAGCTCGCGCTCACCGCCGACGGCGACGTGATCCTGAACGAGGCCACGAGCGACGCCGAGGGGATCGGCGCGCAGCTCGCGGTGACGCTGACGGGAAGCGCCTCCTCCTTCGCCGGGGTGCGCACGGTCGACCTGCGCGTGATCGGCGACCGCATCGGTGTCAGCGTCGCCATGACCTCGGTGGTGGAGCCCGGCGGCACGGCCACCGTGAAACAGCTCACGAGCGACGGCGGGAAGCTCGGCCTGTACGTCGTGAACGGCGCGACCCACGAGCTGGCGATCCTGCGCCGCAAGTAGCTCCGCGATCACCGACCCCGGAGCGGCCGTTTAGACCGCCCCCTGGCCCGCTATCCACGCTCTCCGTAGGCCGCGCGCACGGCGGCGTCCACCAGCGCCTCGTCGGCCGCCTCGGGGAGCGTCACGCGCAGCCGCGGCTCCTCGGTCATCGCGCGCCCGATCGAGGAGACCGCCCCCCGGTTCCCGCCCCACGCGCGACGCGCGATACCGTGGTTCACGTCGAAGTGGAGCATGCTCCGCACGCGCGCGTCCGCCTCCGCGCTCCCGTCGAGCACGAGGCCGAAGCCGCCGTTCATCACCTGCCCCCAACCCACCCCGCCGCCGTTGTGGAGCGAGACCCAGGTGGCCCCGCGGAAGGCGTCGCCGATCACGTTGTGCACGGCCATGTCGGCGCACCGGTTGCTGCCGTCGCGAAGGTCCGCCGTCTCCCGGTACGGAGAGTCCGTCCCCGAGACGTCGTGATGGTCGCGCCCGAGGACAATTGGTCGCGCGATCCGCCCCTCGCGAAGGGCGCGGTTGAAGGCCAGCCCGAGGCGCACGCGCCCCGCCGCGTCCGCGTAGAGGATGCGCGCCTGCGAGCCCACCACCAGCCGGTGCTCCTCGGCGTGCCGGATCCAGCGCAGGTTGTCGAGGAGCTGCTGCCGCGTCTCCGGCACCGCCTCGGCCGCGAGCGCCTCGAGCTCCGCCGCCGCGATCCGATCGGTCAGCCGCAGCTCCTCCGCCGAGCCGCTCGTGCAAACCCAGCGAAAGGGGCCAAAGCCGTAGTCGAAGCAAATCGGCCCCATGATGTCCTCGACGTAGGACGGGTAGCGAAAGCCCCCGTCGGCGCGAAGCACCTCGGCCCCCGCGCGCCCCGCCTCGAGGAGAAAGGCGTTGCCGTAGTCCCAGAAGGCCATCCCGCGCGACGCGAGCGCGTTCACCGCCTCGACCTGCCGGCGGAGCGAGGCCTGCACCCGCTCCTTGAACGCCGCCGGGTCCCGGACCATCAGCTCCTGCGCCGCCTCGAACGAGAGCCCGGCCGGGTAGTAGCCGCCGCCGTACGGGTTGTGGAGCGAGGTCTGATCCGAGCCGAGCTCCACCGCCACCCCTTCGCGCGCGAGCCGCTCCCAGAGGTCCACCACGTTGCCGAGGTAGGCCAGCGAAAGCGGCGCCCGCGCCCGACGCGCGCGCTCCACGCGCACGAGCACCCGGTCGAGGTCCGTCTCCACCTCCTCGACCCAGCCCTGCTCGTGCCGCTTCTTCGCGGCGTGCGGGTTCACCTCCGCGACGACCCCCACCGCCCCGGCGATGACCGCCGCCTTGCCCTGCGCGCCGCTCATCCCCCCGAGACCCGAGCTGACGAAGAGCCGCCCCCCGAGCCCCTCCGCGTCGCCGAGGCCGAGATACCTCCGCCCCGCGTTGAGCAGCGTGATCGTGGTGCCGTGCACGATCCCCTGCGGCCCGATGTACATGAAGCTCCCGGCCGTCATCTGCCCGTACTGCGTCACGCCGAGCGCGTTCAGCCGCTCGTACTCCTCGGGCGAGCCGAAGGCGGGGACCACCATCCCGTTCGTGACCACCACCCGTGGCGCCTCCGGCCCCGACGGAAAGACGCCGAGCGGATGCCCCGAATAGAGCACCAGCGTCTGGTCCCGCTCGAGGTGCGCCAGGTACTGCATCGTCAGCCGGTACTGGGCCCAGTTCTGGAAGACCGCGCCGTTGCCGCCGTAGGTGATGAGCTCCTCGGGATGCTGCGCCACGGCCGGGTCCAGGTTGTTCGCGATCATGTGCATGATCGCCGCCGCCTCGACGCAGCGGGCCGGGTAATCGTCGATGGGCCGCGCCCGCAGCGCGACGTGCGGCCGATAGCGCCGGAGGTAGATCCG
This Deltaproteobacteria bacterium DNA region includes the following protein-coding sequences:
- a CDS encoding urocanate hydratase, with product MSGELEAFRREILEGIPETLPEAPPGGAGVSHAPSRRQVLSATERRLALRNALRYVPRAHHAALAPELAEELAREGRIYLRRYRPHVALRARPIDDYPARCVEAAAIMHMIANNLDPAVAQHPEELITYGGNGAVFQNWAQYRLTMQYLAHLERDQTLVLYSGHPLGVFPSGPEAPRVVVTNGMVVPAFGSPEEYERLNALGVTQYGQMTAGSFMYIGPQGIVHGTTITLLNAGRRYLGLGDAEGLGGRLFVSSGLGGMSGAQGKAAVIAGAVGVVAEVNPHAAKKRHEQGWVEEVETDLDRVLVRVERARRARAPLSLAYLGNVVDLWERLAREGVAVELGSDQTSLHNPYGGGYYPAGLSFEAAQELMVRDPAAFKERVQASLRRQVEAVNALASRGMAFWDYGNAFLLEAGRAGAEVLRADGGFRYPSYVEDIMGPICFDYGFGPFRWVCTSGSAEELRLTDRIAAAELEALAAEAVPETRQQLLDNLRWIRHAEEHRLVVGSQARILYADAAGRVRLGLAFNRALREGRIARPIVLGRDHHDVSGTDSPYRETADLRDGSNRCADMAVHNVIGDAFRGATWVSLHNGGGVGWGQVMNGGFGLVLDGSAEADARVRSMLHFDVNHGIARRAWGGNRGAVSSIGRAMTEEPRLRVTLPEAADEALVDAAVRAAYGERG